The Hemibagrus wyckioides isolate EC202008001 linkage group LG10, SWU_Hwy_1.0, whole genome shotgun sequence genome includes a window with the following:
- the onecut3a gene encoding hepatocyte nuclear factor 6 yields MELRTENIGNLHTVSHSHQTDNLMNSLHTRQSVSHRNLVHGRSSIMVSSMASILDGAGEYRHDHCLSAPLPTAMSMPCDSGVTINSTYTTLSPLQHLPSISTVSEKFAHHHHSHPHHAHNHPAHQRLTAGNVSGSFTLLREDRGLASMGNLYTHYPKDISCMAQPLSPLSNGLGTLHNAQQPLGAYGHGTHLSNDKMISRGGFETHTGMLGRSDFGGHGSGITSTLNNLHHTGQSHLYSNGSMLSERDRHEAGITQQAVGSSQAEEINTKEVAQRITAELKRYSIPQAIFAQRILSRSQGTLSDLLRNPKPWSKLKSGRETFRRMWKWLQEPEFQRMSALRLAACKRKEQEQLKERSTIPKKQRLVFTDLQRRTLIAIFKENKRPSKEMQLTIAQQLGLELNTVSNFFMNARRRCSNHWHDDHQQGDGSSPGQSITSTANFSKA; encoded by the exons ATGGAACTTAGGACGGAAAACATCGGAAACCTTCATACGGTTTCACATTCTCATCAAACGGACAATTTGATGAACTCTCTTCACACGAGACAGTCGGTGTCTCACCGTAACCTGGTGCACGGCCGGTCATCCATCATGGTATCTAGCATGGCCTCGATACTGGACGGGGCTGGGGAATATCGCCACGACCACTGTCTGTCCGCTCCTCTTCCCACAGCTATGAGTATGCCCTGCGATTCTGGCGTAACCATCAATAGCACGTACACCACCCTGTCACCGCTACAGCACCTGCCTTCGATATCTACGGTATCGGAAAAATTCGCGCATCACCACCATTCGCACCCACATCACGCGCATAATCATCCCGCGCACCAGCGCCTGACAGCTGGAAACGTCAGCGGCAGCTTCACGCTTCTGCGCGAAGACCGCGGCTTGGCCTCCATGGGCAACCTGTACACCCATTATCCCAAAGACATTTCTTGCATGGCACAGCCGCTCTCGCCGCTGTCCAACGGTTTAGGTACTTTGCACAACGCGCAGCAGCCTCTTGGCGCCTACGGTCATGGTACTCACCTCTCCAACGACAAGATGATATCGCGAGGAGGCTTCGAGACTCACACGGGGATGCTAGGTCGGAGTGATTTTGGGGGCCACGGTAGCGGAATCACGTCCACTCTGAACAACCTACACCACACAGGTCAATCACATTTGTACTCTAATGGATCAATGCTGTCGGAGCGCGACAGGCATGAAGCCGGTATCACTCAACAAGCAGTCGGATCCAGCCAAGCAGAGGAGATCAACACGAAAGAGGTGGCACAGAGAATAACGGCCGAACTGAAAAGGTACAGCATTCCGCAGGCTATCTTCGCCCAGAGAATATTGTCTCGGTCCCAAGGCACGCTATCTGACCTCCTGCGGAATCCTAAACCCTGGAGTAAACTAAAATCAGGACGGGAGACGTTCAGGAGGATGTGGAAGTGGCTTCAAGAGCCTGAGTTCCAGCGCATGTCAGCCCTTAGACTCGCAG CCTGTAAGCGAAAAGAGCAAGAGCAGCTAAAGGAACGTAGCACCATCCCTAAAAAGCAGCGCCTTGTGTTTACTGACCTGCAGCGTCGTACGCTTATTGCCATCTTCAAGGAGAATAAGAGGCCCAGCAAAGAAATGCAGCTGACCATTGCACAACAGCTGGGTCTGGAGCTCAACACAGTCAGCAACTTCTTCATGAATGCCCGGCGTCGCTGCAGTAACCACTGGCATGATGACCACCAGCAAGGTGACGGAAGCAGCCCAGGGCAGTCCATCACTTCCACTGCCAATTTTTCCAAAGCCTGA